The Streptomyces bacillaris sequence GGCCAGGAACACCGGCCTGGACGCGGCGGACGGGGAGTATCTGACCTTCCTGGACGGCGACGACTGGCTGGCCCCCGGCTACTTCACCGACCTGGTGGCCGCGGCCGAGCGGCTGGAGTGCGACTTCGTCCGCACCGACCATGTGCAGGTCACCGGCCGCACCCGGACGGTGCACCGGGTGCCGCACGGGCTGCGGAACGTGGTGCTCAGCCCGCGCTCGGTGATCCTTCCGGTCGACCGCACCACATCGGTGGACTATCCGTACGCCTGGGCCGGTATTTACCGCCGGCGCCTTCTCGACCGCGGTCTGCTGCACTTCACCGACGGTCTGCGCACCGCCGAGGACCGGCCGTGGATCTGGCGCCTGCACCGGGAGGCCGAGAGTTTCGCCGCGGTCGGCCTGCTCGGCCTCTTCTACCGGCGCGGGGTCGCCTCCTCGCTCACCCAGATCGGAGATGTCCGGCAGCTCGATTTCATCCGGGCATTCGACCAGGTCATCGAGGAGACCGCGCAGGATTCCGACGCGGAGATCCTGCTGCCGAAGGCCGTCCGTACCTATTGCGCGGTCATGGCCCACCATCTCGGTTCCATAGAGCGTTTCGAACCGTCCGTGGCCCGGACGCTGCGTTCCATGAGCGCCACCGCCCTGCGCAGGCTCCCCCCCGATCTCCTCGACGACACCCTCCGCTCCCTGGGCGACCGGCGCGCCGCCCTGCTGCGGCGGGTGCGCCGCCGTCCCATGGGCGGGGAGCCCGCCCCCGCCGTCACACCTGCCGCCGCCTCC is a genomic window containing:
- a CDS encoding glycosyltransferase family 2 protein produces the protein MRVVKLSVIVPFYNVQTYAPDTLRSLRANAREDFEFILVDDCSTDGTAGILQRAREDIPGAKVIVHERNGGLATARNTGLDAADGEYLTFLDGDDWLAPGYFTDLVAAAERLECDFVRTDHVQVTGRTRTVHRVPHGLRNVVLSPRSVILPVDRTTSVDYPYAWAGIYRRRLLDRGLLHFTDGLRTAEDRPWIWRLHREAESFAAVGLLGLFYRRGVASSLTQIGDVRQLDFIRAFDQVIEETAQDSDAEILLPKAVRTYCAVMAHHLGSIERFEPSVARTLRSMSATALRRLPPDLLDDTLRSLGDRRAALLRRVRRRPMGGEPAPAVTPAAASGARA